Within the Phaseolus vulgaris cultivar G19833 chromosome 9, P. vulgaris v2.0, whole genome shotgun sequence genome, the region TATATACATTTATCTCTAACTTGTATTTATCAATCTGCACATTTACAAATTATCATACAAGTGTTAACCAACCGTAACTAATATAATAAATCCTAAATATAAAGTCATGAAAATCTTAGAATAAATTTCTCATTGTATTCGTCAATAAGGCATGTAAAGGTGAAATTTGTATCTTTATGTTACACTTCTTAGGCACAAAATAACATCATTAATTTTTCTACAAAAAAGTTGTCAATTGTGAcaacaaaaaaacataatttttatcgTAGTTGTAAAAATTAACAATTCAACATTCTTTTAAGGATAAAGACTTTGTAAAACTTTTTAAGgctaaaaatatgaataaaagtaAGAAAATTTGATCTAACTGAGAAAATTGTATTAGTACATGATTAAGAGCTTATAGGTAGTTGAGTAACTTAAACTTTTTCTTGTTAATTTATGAGAATATCCAAATCAACAAAACTACAAACAATACCAAGAATTCAATAGTCTTTGAACCTTTAATTTAAAGATTTGTAGTTCACTCCATGTAATTGATATGAATGGCAAACAaattgttataaaaattaaaatagttaatataaTGCTTATAAAGAAAAGATTAACAATTATGTgtacaatattttttaacttatcactactagaaaattattaaataaaaactaattttagaaaaaaaaaaaattagttgctatagtgactaaattagagtccattgttattattgcattaatgcTCAGGGCAGTTAGTAtcctattttatagctttcagtatttgtaatttatatatatatatatatatatatatattattgaagtaaatcaaaatgaatgagATCAGTTCAGCAGATTTGCaatttttgcaattttgtgcaattatattcaatcagttgctacaaCTTTTTGCCTCCTgttattttcttcaattagttcttacagtttctattattgataaatagtttctaaattggtatatactttactaccaatgttttaactaccaattatttatattctaaatttggtagcaaaaaccttgctaactaattagataccaattaaatttaaatgtttttttccaTCCTCACACCCTAACACCAACCATCTATTATAGgactttaaataaaaatgaggaATCATAACTCATAATGCAATCCAGATCTTGATAAACCCTCAAAGATTGACCTTGAGagtatacaattttaaaatcaagaaaataaaacagAGTTATTAAAGAGTGTTTtaagaaagatgtttttcattaGTCTTGTTCTGATACACCTAATAGtctcacatcccttaggaatcaaGACCAatgacaatttaaatatatcttCCTCCCTTAATCTTCTGAAgtgtcttttaaaaataaaattgtgacgGAGTTTTAAACTTTAAAGTGGACAATATCTCAAATTTAATGATTGAATCTAGTGATGTCATTTCAACAAACCTcgttgataagtgtctaatttcagtaatatttcatattaaaatataggcacttatgaggatttattgctaatttacatataaaataatccataatttatgaatttatacctttttacattttttatgttatgaaggtcccagaatgaaagaaaaaaagaaagaaagaaacattgggcctttttatgttttatcatttagcccattagcgcgacacaataaacaacctaaccctagaaaactaggataaatagagggctagaggctcaaccttagcgtgccagattgagaggaaaacaccatagagtgaattgtaacccaattgggagaagggaaggtgatagaagtatgcgtggctaattctatcctttgggattgggagtaatctgctcaaactcttatgtattgaggtgatattttatatattaatattcagttcttgattgattattggtattgttgttttacttttaattttccgtgacaaattgagaatcttaaatctgaccgggaggtatttttagggttcggacctaaacaacaatacttaacatatttgagtgctaggaatagacttgaaatgttaattgctattaaacgtctgagcttcgttctaagttgttcttataagtatgcgagggatcgataggtagggaacattcttaaggattttatatgcgaggaatcgatataaatgatttttatacgggcatcaatttcaattaaagaacttaatattaacatgctaatcaaaatacatgagagtgagagagatgaaacttaatcccaatttttccaattgaagcaactaattctttgtttgttttcttattgatcagtgccaacataatcacttcacactcttttttattgttctgttgttatatttagcgaatattgtactcaatgattcactgttctttgtgggatcgatatccgtccttagggacaattattacttctgacaaacgcggtgcacttgccgtaaaaagtcatcaaacTCTATCCAATattgaaaacaatttcataaCACTAACACTAGACATTATTATCTATTAAAATTGAAAGAGAAGCCTCAATTTGAAGTAACTCAAACCCAAGAGAGAAACATAAAGAACTTAGCATTAAAGAATAATGCATAGATATTGTGCCCAAGACTTAAATGGGAGAAtaaccatattttttttttcttaattttcttgaCTCAAGCCAAAGAGAAAACTAAAAAGATATAATAATGCAAGAGCTTAGATTTAAAGAAGAATGAGTAGATATCATGATTCTAGCTAGAAGGATAGAAGAAacatgattatttattttatctttcttaCTCATCTTGTCATTGTAGGGAAGATAAATGACGGTTGTAAAACTCTATTTTGAAGctattttttttctacataCAAAGtcttcttacttttttttctttggttgGAGCAGGCAACACAAATAAGGTGAAAGTCTAAAATTTCTTACATCTAATAGgtataaaaaaaagtagagTTAGTTAACGTTACAAATGTTTTAGTGTAAAGATTGTAAAATGTGGGAATTAATAAGAATTTGAGAGAAAAAtgttatacatatatataatatgttaaCTAATTAGATTGTGAAGGTGTTTACATATCTATGTTTGCGAGAAACAGAGAAGGAATTTGTTTGAATGACAGTGAGAgtgagtgagagtgagagtAGAAGAAGGGGGAGAGTTGATGAGTTGAAGAAGAAGCATGTTTTGTGAAAGAGGGCCCTGAAAGTGGAAGAAAAGATTAGAAAAGGAAGGTTTATATGGAGAAAGGTAGAGGGGTTTTTGCAAGCTTAAATGGTGATTGATTGGTGGGTGTTGGTTGATGAAAGCTAGGTTGGGGGGTCACATATAATGTGTATGTTCCTAAAATAATATCCCTTGAGTATAAAAGCAAGTAGATGGAAATACAGCTCATAGTTCTTGAGCACTGATAAGACCCCATGTGGAGAGGACTGCCAGTTCACGGACTAACTTATTGTTTTGCAGAGTTTTTAACATAAAACTAAAGCCTCCTTATAGCTGTCTCCTCGTCCCTAACGCTGCCAACAACTTAGATAATCACTCCTTCTTTTCTCTTTATATGTCTATCTCAATGTGTGTGTGTGCGTGTGCTCACGCTCACTTGTAAAAAAAGTCATGCACTGCATAATCATTAAACCCAAGTTCTACAACAACACCATCAGAGTGCCAAACATGTATCATCCAACTATAACTGTGGGAGGAGAATCATCCTCGAAAAGTATTCTTAATATTGTGTTTCTCATTTCTCGTGGGGTTGTGGACAACATAATGGTCTaccattattaataaaatatatgtgtGCCATGTTATGCTATGTTATGGTCGGTATTACAGATTGTTAGTGTCACCAATCACGATTGACAAGGGAATGATACGATGGTGATAGATACAATATTACATATATACATAACTCATGAAAACagaatttaattttgttttctcaTCATTTTCCATTGCCCTTAATCTACAACTCAACTCTATCCTTTTCTTTGCTTCCTATCAAACCTCAACTGTTACCGTTCCTATTCGTTTTGGTTGATTTGCCGATAGTTTTTGACTTGCGGATTGAGCCACAGGAACATGGGATCATGTGGGATATGTTTGGTCCCAACATAAAAGGAAAACGGTGTGTTAGATTGCTGCAGTTCAAAACCGTAGTACTTTCTTATTACCATAATCAAACATAATACAAAACTGGTAAGGAACAAGAAATTTAAGagattcaatttaaatttaaaatcatatttactTTTCTTATCATGCACAACTTTTGACTCCTCCGGTAACAAACCACACGGAAAGATGCAGATAGTATAAAAACTTTGAGAAACAATCCATGCTTATATACCAAATGACAAATAATGCTTGATTTGatatattattatcatcaatCTAAATTTTTCAACTCACTCAGCAAAGGAAAATGTCCTCTCAAGAAGGCTGAATAGTTTAAGAAGAATTTTTTAGATTCATACATAAAAAGttcaaacataaaataaaaaattacttatatCAGAAAAAGAGGCACCTTTGCCCTTCCAATCAATTATTTGCACCAGCtctttaaaatgtaaaatgagTCATTGAATTGAATTATGGTGAGAGGGTCCATATCTCCTTTTATTTGAGTTAAAGGGTAATTTAAAAGAGCGTAGTAGAGAGGAATGgttgtaaaatattttcaaagagaaaagaaaaagaaaggaagtTTGGTAAATGTGGTTGAGTTACAGAAAAAGCGAAGCGAAAAATCCAACAAGGGAgaagaagagaaggagaagCATATTAAGAGTAGTAAGGTGGGGGAAAAGGAAAAGTGAGAGGATAGTAAGAGTGAGTATATTAATGCAAAGACAGTGAGGACACACTTGACACTGGTAGTGAGATAGTTAGTATATAGTAACACAAATCCCTTGtctttcttccttctctttttttgCCAGCAAATTAGAGTTGGCACCTGTCAGATCTCTCTCACTCACACAcccttttattaaaaataaatttgtttactctccttatatatttttgttgcaATCAACCAACGCCTCTGTTCCAAACAACCATCAAATAACAACCATAATACCTCATCATAAACCATGCccaccttcttctctcaccctCTTCAAATGCAATGATTCCTCTGCTGCCAAAACCAAGAGACTAGGGAGGAAGGCACACATATATAGCACATAGGAAAAAGTTTTTATGGAATTTTGGCCTTCAGAAGAGTAGAAGAAAGAGCTTCAATGAGTGAGACAGCAAGTCTTCATGCACAAACAAGGCCCATTTCTTCTCTGGAAGCCATGGCCCATCACCACCCGCATTATCGGTCACCCTTCGGAGACACAACCTTCACCAAACTGTTCGTGGGAGGACTGGCCTGGGAGACTCCCACCGAAGAAATGCGCAAATATTTCCAGCAGTTCGGCGACATTCTTGAAGCTGTCATAATCACTGACAAGAACACCGGAAAATCCAAAGGCTACGGATTCGTATGTGCTCACTTTCTCTTCATCTCTACGCTTCACATACCTTCAACGCCACCaagttaatatttatttcatctTTATATATCTACAAGTAACAGAACTGTATATGAATCAAACAACAGGTAACATTCTGCGACCAAGAATCAGCAAGGAGAGCATGTGCTGATCCAAATCCAATAATAGATGGCAGAAGAGCAAATTGTAATATTGCTTCTCTGGGAAGGACTCGACCTTCACCACCTCGAGGTTATAATTTACATCCTTTGATATATTAGTATCTCTCTTAACGTATAACTGAGTTATTTAGTACATAGTTTTCTTTTGGAATGCATCATTTGATACATGTGTGTCTTTTGATATGTGAACATCCaagtacttttttttatcaatatatgtTCACCACTTTTaatagaagaaaataagaaattatattCTGTGTCATTTGGTATGACAAGGTTTGTGGTGGGTGGAATTGCAGGGAGGAATATAGTTCAAGGTGGAGGAGGAACAGCACAGAGTGTTCCGGGAGCGGGACCGCCGCCGTCGCTGCCGCCAGCACCTGCTGTTCTGTATCCACCATATGGGTGAGTTGAGTTAGCTTTGTTCATTCAGTGGAGACAATAATAAATCATAATTTGATAGCACATTCATAGTCAAAAGGAACTGGTCCATGATGTTAATGGTGAAGTGCATGTGGACGCACTACATCTTACTGTCTGCATATGTTGCTCACTGCTCCTCACCAGTTATAGTAGGCATCAGTGTCAGCCTAAAAATCATATCGTAGATAAAGTACAAATGGCAAAAGGTTGCTCTGCCATCCACATCCACATCCACATAACGTTAATTATTTCTCCTTCTATTTTCCATAATCTCATCTCACTTCCTTAATGCTTAATCAACTGCATTTTCTTACCTCATTAATCATatgcttttattatttttggcCTCATCTTTCTGTAGTAAATCTGTGTATGTATAGCATCTCTGttagtaataattttaaatttgtaaatgcGAATTAAGCGTATGGAGACTTAATTACATACGTAGCATCATTGATATAGATATACAACTACGTAATAGTAAAAGTCCTAGTGATAACAGCTAAGTATATATGTGACCCCTGACAGTGCGTATACGTGTATATATGTCTCTGTGGTCCTtcaacaattaatttaatttatgatcTTGTACAAGATAAATCCCACAGTTTCGGTACTTTTGCATGTTCTCGATCATTGAGTCATTTTCACACCACCATGTACACTTCAGGGCTCTGAAATACTATAAATGTAAAAATTTAGCTTCAAGTTCAAAACTAGGCATGggaaaattttataaaaggtATAGAGATGCAGACTTTTTCTAGCTGGTACCTTTGACTAGAAAATGCTAATATTAACTTTAGATGCTTTACACTAAAGGAAAAGCTATTATACTCAACTATTGTGATTCTGAATGGGTTATTCAATTTGATGAGTTGCATATATACAGTGACAGTGATTACAGTTTCATTTCTTCAAAAAGAGGGTGAGTCATCAGCTTAACCTTAGCTTAGCTTATGAATTTTACTTGCTCCTATATTCATGCATGTATGCGAATATATTAATTACTATACCACCTTTGTCATTCTTATTGACATACTTGAGATATTGACATTAAAGCTATTCCTTCTTTCTTACTTCTCTTTATATACTCCTTCCTTTTCTGCTTACTGGGCAACCAATTGTTCATAATATGCACATTATATCTAAAAGAGAGCAACCACCCAATTAAGTCACAGTAAATTTAAACTTAGGAACTATGTGTACCAGGCCTCAATTTTAGCAGCCAAAcatttatttctctctctctctgatcAATGGGGGACCCACGACAATATACGACGTATACTGAAGTTACCCTAAAAACATTACATAATTCACAACTGCATGCCATTTTGAATCATTACTTTATTCTGAAACAAAAATGCACTAATGCATGCAATTTACacatttccttttttattttcccACTGATTAAATTCCTTTCGACtttactctctctctctctcagcTATACAACCTACACCCCTGATTATGGATACCACCACCAAGTAAGTCTGTTTCTCTCTCATTAACTAATTGGCAACATGTAGATTTTAATTATCATATCTGAATTTAGCAAGTATTAGTGGAAAACAGTTGGATAATGCTAACTTAATTATCGATTGTATGAAAACAGGCCACATTGTACAATCCACAGATTCAGCAACCACAATACTATCAACAAGTCTATGGAGCATCATCTTCCACCATGAGCACCCCATATTACTATGGTTACTCTGTGCAAGCACCAAGAAGCACATTTTCCTCACCCCAGGCAAATCGCCTATCACCTGGACCATCTTATCTGTACTATCCTACACCCGTGGAAGTCTCATTCTCTGGATATCGCCCACTCCAACAATCACCAATGAGCCAAAACTTTCCTTCTCCAAGTGGTAGCTTTAATTGATCCCTTATACTCTTTATTTAGTTTAGTTACTTTTGATCAtcttattctttctttcaaaaaCATATTTCATTCACACACGTACCACAGAGATGGTGCGCGAGTGAGAGAGGCAGAGAtgcacagagagagagagagagagatgaaTTATGATGCACTTACTGACACACTGTATATTATGATTTGGCTGCAATATATGGGCATGGGGTCCACATGGGCAACCACAGAGCCATGTGAATGAGCTGTCTCGGTTGTTCCATGAATCAATGGGTCAATGTGGAAAGTCGTGACAGAGGGAGAGAGGGTCATCGTGTAAAGTAACAGTGGATACATGTGGTTTCAGAAGCAAAAATAAAATGGAGTGgttaattcttttatatatataactagTTAATTCTTCAAAGCAGCCAAATCTTCTGGCATTCATGTGTTGGTCCACATGCATGTtagataatatatataacttttatttttgaatCAATGAGACCATCACAGATCAAAGCAAACACAACCTTTTTTTCACCCCCTCTGTGAGTACAATTTCTGCTGGATCAACTTCTAAAATTTCTGTATTTTACAGAACTGAAAAGACATCTTACTTCATTCAATTGAAACGTAAAAATGTGATGGGCTAGTCGTACATCTTTTTGCACTTCGTAGTGCAGATTTGGATCATTCTGATTGTATGAAAGTGATGATTAAAACGCATTTGGCTAGCTTCTCTGACATGCATGAGAAAATATGTATAAAGATTAAGTAAAGATGCaatcaatattaaatttaaataaagcaAGTTACAGAATAAATAtgtgattttatttgtttacCTTACACACATCTCATTATTTTAGAGAAGCTAGTAACCATTTGAAGTACTTACTTTTTTTTCACCCTTTTTATCTACTGATAACaatgaaaaacagtttttccattTCACTCAATTTTCATACACCTACCAACAAAAGGTACATGTGTATGGAAGATCCTGTCAAATGTGTCTTTCCTATGGAACTAAACAATTGGCTTAATGGCAAGTGAGATAGGAGTGAATAGCCGTGGTCTTACTTTGTTTGCCTTTTTTTTTACAGTCTTCTTTCGTTTGCTATTCTTTCTTTGCCTGTGTGCCAAAATATTATacagtaataataaaataattgacaAAAATGAGATTGGTAGCTATCATTTATGTATCTGCTTATGATCTCTATTTTTAGCATAAATTCAATTGTTGTTTATTAATTATGTGGTGATCATGATCAGATTCACAGAGTCAGCAGCGTATCTCCTCTGAAACAGCAGCCACTTCAGAAAGTTCAAATACCCAAGGGAAGaactaataaatatatatacctACTAAGTTTCAACTGTTTAATCTTCAAGTTAATTTTCATCACATTAATTCTTCATCTTTTTCCAcattatatcataatttttttagtccaCAATAGCTTTTGCTTTAGGAAATAATGGCTTAGCTGATTACCGGTGTTCTCCACACCTGTGGCATTTTCGAAACATGGACTAAACAACTTCTTCATTCATATTATCTTCattctcttttccttttctttaaggattttcaattttatattaaagaTTACATCCACACACATGTTGGTCGTACAACTCAAAAGTGTGAAAAGTGGAATTAATTAATGAATCTTTGCCATCTATTCAGTCTTGGTCAATCAACTACTCATGTTCTACAACATATGTGTATAAAATGAAACAAGGGAGAATCCATAATAAAACCATACTCAAATATAACttctttttagtatttttcATTCATTTTCCATTTTATCACGTATTTCGTGTAGATATTTACACTCGCTGTTAGTGTGTTTATTCCGCTTTCATAACGCACGTTCGTGTGAATTTCCAAGCTCAATACGCATAACTTAGTATATATTACTTCAAAAATATGATTATTGGTTTATATTGGATGAGAAATCAAACACgcattttaattgtttattagGATGTGAATTTCTCCATTGTTTTTTTTACAGTATTTATAAATAAGGGAAACGTCAATGTAATGACTTTTTTTTACTAAACTGagatcatttttttaaaaaaaattatagaaaaatgagacagatttttttaaaattactaagATGAAGAAGTTGTGTcaatttatcaaaattttgttaaaaaattgaatgaaaTAAAGACTTCAGTTTAAATCGTTATTGTTGTGTTATATTAACACAACTTTTATTTACttcaatattatatcatatttttttttcaccgTGTCATTTTGATATAACTTCATTCTCCTCTAATCAAAATTGTGTCACCGTGACTTGATGATCTCaataatattattgtttattggtaaaaaataataatatcattgtTTTCTAGTTAATGAATTTATAACAAAGTAACTTTAACCAtgtgtaatttatttatatttagctTTCGAGTAAAATTTCAATAACATAAtgagatttaaaaaattgtcttgCAAAGGGTATTCTATACCTTCCATACGCTAGTGTGGAAATATACtaagaaaatatatttgtgTAACCCTCATGGTCACAAACAAAGTAATCTCATGTTATCACTACTTTatcatttcaataatttaaaaaaaaatgcgtCTAGATTCagtaaaaaacttttaaaattgctccatttttattaaaataacccTATGTAATAGTAGTTAAATGAGTTATAGTTTCGAGAAAAACTATTTGCCCATATTGTAACTTCTAGACCACATTTTAATGGTTTTTTTACTACTGTTTCCATTGAATTCATATCATTTTCAGctatcaattataaaaaatatgtttttaataacattttttttatcaacttcTTTAATATAATTGGCCAATTCTTTGATGTAGAAAAGAATGAACTTGTAATTTCATCTTTTTAAAATGtagaaagtatattttttttaagaaaatctttTATGAGCGGTGATGTGaaggatatttttttttgccgtcgtataatcataataactattatatataacaaagttaatattttttttacagtaGTTATTAATTgacaatatcatttttttactctattaaaacttaaaaattaaaatttacattaatttaGATCAGTAATGATGCAAAGAGTGACAGAATTAACCCTGAAATTGTCATTGATTATGTTATGAAAaaactttgttttaatttataatttgttcCATATTGAATTGTGAGAAGCCCTAGCCGTAGTTGATAGCTTCTTGCtgcttttttttctctttttctttttcagagtttttattttcttataataataaaattaaaaacattactAACGAAAGTATTAACAATAATAtctattttgaaattaaataatttaaaaaataattcattttttactttttatttattttgtagacaatttttttaatctactTACTTTTGTCTATTTTGTTTCACACGAACGCGTCCACGAAAGTCCTTTCATTCCACTGCATTATTCCTGTCCATGGTCACTTCCAATTCTTCGAGGTCCACTTTCGTATATCTCAGCCTCTAATATTTAGCAATCTATCAGAAACCACTAGAATGTTAAAATTCATGCATTTAGATATTTATACGTCCTCTATCACATCTTTTATTCCCTCTTTCCACGTAC harbors:
- the LOC137821787 gene encoding uncharacterized protein, which gives rise to MSETASLHAQTRPISSLEAMAHHHPHYRSPFGDTTFTKLFVGGLAWETPTEEMRKYFQQFGDILEAVIITDKNTGKSKGYGFVTFCDQESARRACADPNPIIDGRRANCNIASLGRTRPSPPRGRNIVQGGGGTAQSVPGAGPPPSLPPAPAVLYPPYGYTTYTPDYGYHHQATLYNPQIQQPQYYQQVYGASSSTMSTPYYYGYSVQAPRSTFSSPQANRLSPGPSYLYYPTPVEVSFSGYRPLQQSPMSQNFPSPSDSQSQQRISSETAATSESSNTQGKN